The Isorropodon fossajaponicum endosymbiont JTNG4 genome segment GCAAATCATAGTGAAGTCGTGCAAAATGTAGAGGGTTATATCTACTTGTATAATTACAAAAGGATTCATTCAGCGATTGGGTATTTAACACCTGCTCAAAAGATGGCTGAATTGAAAAAAGCGGCTTGAAATGTGTCCAAGTAGGTTAGAGCATTGCACACTCACCGAAACCCTACATTTCCCTAAATCATGCCTTCATTGTGAAGATCCGCCACTGAATCAAACGTTCTAATGATTGAATAACTCGTCTTGCTGGCATGGACAAGTCCACATCAATATTCAAGCCTTCCCGATTGTAATCATCGACAAAAATCTAATACCCAGCGCTGTTGTTACTGCTAAATAAATAAGCCCTGACATGCCAGCCAAATAAGGCAACAAACTAACCAACAACAACAACACTGTGTATAACAAAATCTGTGTTCTGGTATAGGCCAGTCCGTGTGTGACTGGCAACATTGGCACGTCGACTTTTTTATACTCCTCAACCCGATGAATGGCCAATGCCCAAAAGTGTGGTGGCGTCCAGATAAAAACAATTAAAAACAACAAACAAGCATACTCAATACCTTGAATGCCAGACACTGCTGTCCAACCTAGCACTGGAGGTGCTGCACCTGCTGCACCGCCGATAACAATATTTTGTGGTGTTGCGCGTTTAAGATACAAGGTATAAATGATGGCGTAGCCAATCAGTGAAACGAACGTAAGCACCATAGTAATAGTATTAACAAACAATTGTAAAACGCCAAGACCAACAAGCCCCAAAAATACACCCCATACTAATGCTTGGTTTCGGCTTACTTTCCCTTGTGGCAAAGGGCGCTTGTTAGTACGAGACATTTGAGCGTCAATCTGTTCATCAACCACATGATTAAACACTGAAGCTGAAGCGGCTGCCATACTAATGCCAATTGAAGCACTCAGCACCAACAACCCGTTAGGTAAATACGGCGCAGGTACAGCTAAAAACATGCCCACCACTGCTGTTAGCAATATCAGTGCCACTACTTTAAGTTTACACAAAGCTAGTAAGTCACTGATTGAAGGCATTGTCATCTCCTGTTTAGCCAATGCGTGAATATTTAAATAAGCGTTTTAAATCTTTAATAACACGCTTAATCTCTAAATTTTTAGAATTGTAACGCAACATCACATTGCCAAGCGGGTCAATCAAAAATAAACTATTTTCTGGAAACTGATTCAGTTGTCGATTAAGCGCTTTACTAGCATGTCCAACTAATACATCTGCTTGTTGCGCTTTGGCTTTGTTTGTTATTAACAGCAAATTTTGAATACGGCGCATGTCTTCATTCATCAAAATACGAACAGTCTTCATATCTTGCAATGCCTTTATACAAGTATTACCACATTGCTTAGTTGTGTAGGTCAATGTCCACAAACCTTGCAAGCTACTTTGGGTGTCAATAAAAGTAATGTCTTGTTTTGTAGTGGTAATGATAGGGTTAACAAACTCACCATAATTAACCGTATGCTGAGTAAAAGAAGCAGGACTTAAGTAAAAGAAAGCCGTTCCAAAAGCAATTGGCAATACAAAGGATGCCAACAATATCCACAATTCTTTCTTAGAGTCCATAAAAATCTTATGCTTATAAAGCGCCTAATAATACACTTAAAAACACCAAGAAATTAAAAAACCAAGTATTATAGTCTGACTTCTATGCCGTTTTCTTGCATGGCTTGTTTGGCTTGTTGTATCGTATAGTCACCAAAATGAAAAATACTAGCTGCCAGCACTGCATCAGCACCACCTTGTAACACACCTTCAGACAAATGCTCTAAATTACCCACACCACCAGAGGCAATCACAGGCACATCCACCGCATCAGAAACTGCCTTAGTGAGTAACAAATCAAAGCCTGTCTTAACGCCATCACAATCCATTGAGGTAAGCAGCACCTCACCAGCACCATTATCACCTTGAGTCATGTTAACTGCCCACTCAATAGCGTCAATACCCGTTGGTTTGCGTCCGCCGTGAGTAAAAATTTCCCATTTCAATGGGCTCTCGGTCACTCTTTTAGCATCAATTGCAATCACAATACATT includes the following:
- the hisF gene encoding imidazole glycerol phosphate synthase subunit HisF, producing the protein MSLAKRIIPCLDVRDGRVVKGTKFVDIKDAGDPVEAAKRYDLEGADEITFLDITASIEGRDTMVHMVEAIAEQVFIPLTVGGGIRKSADVRAMLNAGADKVAVNSAAIFNPNLINQLSEEFGSQCIVIAIDAKRVTESPLKWEIFTHGGRKPTGIDAIEWAVNMTQGDNGAGEVLLTSMDCDGVKTGFDLLLTKAVSDAVDVPVIASGGVGNLEHLSEGVLQGGADAVLAASIFHFGDYTIQQAKQAMQENGIEVRL